From the genome of Paraburkholderia flava, one region includes:
- a CDS encoding N-acyl homoserine lactonase family protein, protein MSQPIEQYRIFAVKYAFHDRPARDNFIGGDPHDVSMPLDYFVWAVVGESRVFLVDSGFDQTGAQQRGRTITNPVDSGLRQIGIRPEEVEDVIITHMHYDHAGNRSMFPRARYHVQDREMAYCTGRCMCHHPLSHPFEPEDVKSMVGRVFDGRVQFHDGVSQLAPGLSLHWVGGHTDGLQVVRVHTERGWVVLASDASHFYANMDEARPFPAVYNVGDMLEGFRAVHQLADSPAHVVPGHDPQVLQRYAAHDRETEGWIARLDVAPR, encoded by the coding sequence ATGAGTCAGCCGATCGAGCAGTACCGCATCTTCGCCGTCAAATACGCTTTTCACGATCGTCCCGCGCGCGACAACTTCATCGGCGGCGATCCGCACGATGTGTCGATGCCGCTCGATTACTTCGTCTGGGCCGTGGTCGGCGAATCGCGCGTGTTTCTCGTCGATAGCGGTTTCGATCAGACAGGTGCGCAGCAGCGGGGCCGCACGATCACGAATCCGGTCGACAGCGGTTTGCGGCAGATCGGCATTCGCCCCGAAGAAGTCGAGGACGTCATCATCACTCACATGCACTACGATCATGCGGGCAATCGCTCGATGTTCCCGCGTGCGCGCTATCACGTGCAGGATCGCGAGATGGCGTACTGCACCGGACGCTGCATGTGTCACCACCCGCTCAGTCATCCGTTCGAACCGGAGGACGTGAAGTCGATGGTAGGACGCGTGTTCGACGGTCGCGTGCAGTTTCACGACGGCGTGTCGCAGCTGGCGCCCGGTCTGAGTCTGCATTGGGTCGGCGGACATACGGACGGTCTGCAGGTCGTCCGTGTGCATACCGAACGCGGCTGGGTCGTGCTCGCCTCCGACGCGTCGCATTTCTACGCGAACATGGACGAGGCGCGGCCGTTTCCGGCGGTCTACAACGTCGGCGACATGCTCGAAGGATTCCGCGCGGTGCATCAGCTCGCCGATTCGCCTGCGCACGTCGTGCCGGGTCATGACCCGCAGGTTCTGCAGCGCTACGCGGCACATGACCGCGAAACCGAAGGCTGGATCGCGCGTCTCGATGTCGCGCCGCGCTGA
- a CDS encoding SDR family oxidoreductase yields MSLEGKSALITGSSSGLGFAMADALAQAGCRVVLHGLEPVSDGTRAAQTLTQRYGVDAHYVQTDLAAPDGADRLVEAASAHVGSVDILINNAVIRHFSPVETLPLAQWNTALAVNLTAAFRAIQLTLPAMRARGWGRIFNMTSVYGARGVANRVDYVTTKTALLGLTRAVAIENVGTGITCNAICPGSVSTPNIEGRITALMQERGMNRDDAVREFLQGKQPTGELVDAAHVGAMAVFLCGDAASQITGAMMPIEGGWLAA; encoded by the coding sequence ATGTCACTCGAAGGAAAAAGCGCGTTGATCACCGGCTCGTCGAGTGGGCTCGGCTTTGCGATGGCCGATGCGCTTGCACAGGCTGGCTGTCGTGTTGTGCTGCATGGGCTCGAACCTGTGTCCGATGGCACGCGCGCCGCGCAGACGCTGACGCAGCGCTACGGCGTTGACGCGCACTACGTGCAGACCGATCTCGCTGCGCCCGATGGTGCCGATCGTCTTGTCGAAGCGGCGAGCGCACATGTCGGCTCGGTCGACATCCTGATCAACAACGCGGTGATCCGTCACTTCTCGCCGGTCGAGACGTTGCCGCTCGCGCAGTGGAACACCGCGCTCGCGGTGAATCTGACGGCTGCGTTCCGCGCAATCCAGTTGACGCTACCCGCGATGCGCGCACGCGGCTGGGGGCGCATTTTCAACATGACGTCGGTGTACGGCGCGCGAGGCGTCGCGAATCGCGTCGATTACGTGACGACTAAAACCGCGTTGCTCGGTCTCACGCGCGCGGTTGCAATCGAGAACGTCGGCACCGGCATCACCTGCAACGCGATCTGCCCCGGCTCCGTATCGACGCCGAACATCGAAGGACGAATCACTGCATTGATGCAGGAACGTGGGATGAACCGCGACGACGCAGTGCGCGAATTCCTGCAAGGCAAGCAGCCGACCGGAGAACTCGTCGATGCGGCACACGTCGGCGCGATGGCGGTGTTTCTGTGCGGCGACGCGGCGAGCCAGATCACCGGCGCGATGATGCCGATCGAAGGAGGCTGGCTTGCAGCGTGA
- a CDS encoding MmgE/PrpD family protein, which produces MQREPDHDVNRASGPTAALSAFVANTPSQAIPDAVRYEAKRALVNYFAVALAGCGDVDIGNAVDVYSGFSSSATIGLIGRTERTDVLNAAALNAMTANVHDFDDTHLPTIIHPTAPVAAALFALAEDLQHKGTPLSGERFLTAFVLGVEVECRIGNAVSPGHYRRGWHITSTCGVFGAAAAAAHVMCLDATRIGWAMGHASAQAGGLVETLGSMSKSVSVGNAARNGVVSALLAARDVRGPAHPLEGERGFLRVTCDEPDFSAITTQLGHDWALQSNAYKPYPCGVVLNPVIDACLALARDEALKLDEIARVELTGHPLLRARTDRPNPKSGREAQVSAQHAVAVALATGRAGLAEFSDAAVADPALSAFGARVAFVDDPQFEVESAQVVLHLVSGRTLACKVDAARGSLAAPLTDHELEAKLATLAAYGGSTVDPQPLLASLWSLDAADDASTPMRAAQPTLNRYST; this is translated from the coding sequence TTGCAGCGTGAACCCGACCATGACGTGAATCGCGCGTCCGGACCGACCGCTGCATTGTCGGCGTTCGTCGCGAACACGCCATCGCAGGCGATACCTGATGCGGTGCGTTATGAAGCGAAACGCGCGCTCGTCAACTACTTCGCGGTGGCGCTCGCGGGTTGCGGCGATGTAGACATCGGCAATGCAGTCGACGTTTACAGCGGTTTCAGCAGCAGCGCGACGATCGGACTGATCGGCCGCACGGAACGAACCGACGTGCTGAACGCAGCCGCATTGAATGCGATGACGGCGAACGTCCACGACTTCGACGACACGCATCTGCCGACGATCATCCATCCGACCGCACCCGTCGCCGCCGCGCTGTTCGCACTCGCGGAAGATCTGCAGCACAAAGGCACGCCGTTAAGCGGCGAACGTTTCCTGACCGCGTTCGTACTCGGCGTCGAAGTGGAGTGCCGGATCGGCAACGCGGTGTCTCCAGGACACTATCGACGCGGCTGGCACATCACCTCGACGTGCGGCGTATTCGGCGCTGCCGCTGCCGCTGCGCACGTGATGTGTCTCGACGCGACACGCATCGGCTGGGCGATGGGGCACGCGTCCGCCCAGGCGGGTGGGCTTGTCGAGACGCTGGGCAGCATGTCGAAGAGTGTCAGCGTCGGCAATGCCGCGCGTAACGGCGTGGTGTCGGCGCTGCTGGCGGCGCGCGATGTGCGCGGTCCGGCGCACCCGCTCGAAGGCGAGCGCGGCTTTCTGCGCGTGACGTGCGACGAACCCGATTTCTCCGCGATCACCACGCAGCTTGGACACGACTGGGCATTGCAGTCGAACGCATACAAACCATACCCATGCGGCGTCGTGCTGAACCCGGTGATCGACGCGTGCCTCGCTTTGGCCCGCGACGAAGCGCTAAAGCTCGACGAGATCGCACGCGTCGAACTGACGGGACATCCGTTACTGCGTGCACGCACCGACCGGCCGAATCCGAAAAGCGGACGCGAAGCGCAGGTCAGCGCACAACACGCGGTCGCGGTGGCGCTTGCAACCGGCCGCGCAGGGCTCGCCGAATTCAGCGATGCGGCAGTAGCCGATCCTGCATTAAGCGCATTCGGCGCACGCGTCGCATTCGTCGACGACCCGCAATTCGAAGTGGAGTCCGCACAGGTCGTGCTGCATCTCGTGTCGGGCCGCACGCTCGCGTGCAAGGTCGATGCGGCGCGCGGCAGTCTCGCCGCGCCGCTCACGGATCACGAACTGGAAGCGAAGCTCGCGACGCTGGCGGCATACGGTGGCTCGACGGTCGATCCGCAGCCGCTGCTCGCGTCGCTGTGGTCACTGGACGCGGCCGACGACGCATCGACACCGATGCGCGCCGCACAGCCCACGCTCAATCGATATTCAACTTGA
- a CDS encoding NAD(P)-dependent oxidoreductase, protein MAEQKWIGFVGVGVMGRPMAHRLIAAGHSLIVYDRDAAAVEALKAEGARVASNVREVADTARIAFTSLPTPAIFRDVALGEGGLSGGSALKVLVDLSTVGSRMEQEVAKGLLEKGIDTVDAPVSGGAAGAQKGTLAIMAAGKREAVDEVRPLFEVLGKLFVVGEQPGQAQLLKLLNNMLSSTALAITSEAFVAGVKGGLDPDVMMEVINAGSGKNGATLDKFPKHVLPRTFDFGFPIASVCKDIGLAVDECQALGVPMWLGNTARQMWNVAAAQGGRTRDMTELVRYVEQWSSGDAPAD, encoded by the coding sequence ATGGCAGAGCAAAAATGGATCGGATTTGTCGGCGTCGGCGTGATGGGCCGGCCGATGGCACATCGCCTGATCGCCGCGGGTCATTCGCTGATCGTCTACGACCGCGATGCGGCCGCTGTCGAAGCATTGAAGGCAGAAGGCGCACGCGTCGCTTCGAACGTACGTGAAGTCGCGGACACCGCACGGATCGCATTCACAAGCCTGCCGACGCCCGCGATTTTCCGCGACGTCGCACTCGGCGAAGGCGGCCTTTCGGGCGGCAGCGCATTGAAAGTGCTGGTCGATCTGTCGACGGTCGGTTCGCGGATGGAACAGGAAGTCGCGAAGGGACTGCTCGAAAAAGGCATCGACACGGTCGACGCACCGGTGAGCGGCGGCGCAGCCGGCGCGCAGAAGGGCACGCTCGCGATCATGGCTGCGGGCAAGCGCGAAGCGGTCGACGAAGTGCGTCCGCTGTTCGAAGTGCTCGGCAAGCTGTTCGTCGTCGGCGAGCAGCCGGGGCAGGCGCAACTGTTGAAGCTGTTGAACAACATGCTGTCGTCGACGGCGCTTGCGATCACGTCGGAAGCGTTTGTCGCGGGCGTGAAGGGCGGGCTCGATCCGGACGTGATGATGGAAGTCATCAACGCGGGCAGCGGCAAGAACGGCGCGACGCTCGACAAGTTTCCGAAGCACGTGCTGCCGCGCACATTCGATTTCGGTTTTCCGATCGCGAGCGTGTGCAAGGACATCGGGCTTGCTGTCGATGAATGCCAGGCGCTCGGTGTGCCGATGTGGCTTGGCAACACCGCGCGGCAGATGTGGAACGTCGCTGCCGCGCAGGGCGGTCGTACGCGCGACATGACGGAGCTGGTGCGCTACGTCGAGCAGTGGTCGTCCGGCGATGCGCCTGCGGACTGA
- a CDS encoding NIPSNAP family protein — MIVEMRIYHCAPTRLPALLDRFSNITLAFFDKYGIKQIGFWTTLAGPSNHSLTYLLQWESLAEREQKWNAFQADADWIAKRAATEAERPIVERIENQLLTPTAFSALR, encoded by the coding sequence ATGATCGTCGAAATGCGAATCTACCATTGCGCGCCCACCCGTCTGCCGGCGTTGCTCGACCGTTTCTCGAACATCACGCTCGCCTTCTTCGATAAATACGGCATCAAGCAGATCGGCTTCTGGACGACACTCGCCGGCCCGAGCAATCACTCGCTGACCTACCTGCTGCAATGGGAAAGCCTCGCCGAGCGCGAGCAGAAGTGGAACGCATTCCAGGCCGACGCGGACTGGATCGCGAAGCGCGCGGCGACCGAGGCCGAACGGCCGATCGTCGAGCGGATCGAAAACCAGCTGCTGACGCCGACCGCGTTTTCAGCGCTGCGCTAA
- a CDS encoding NAD(P)-dependent oxidoreductase: MVRPLRPQRIGFIGLGMMGTPMVLCLAKAGFDVFVADTDEARVAALSVGERVQPLHADDAASLDVLITMLPNSAIVEHVLLGEGDSWSTRLQRGATVIDMSSSEPARSRALGATLGDAGLDYLDAPVSGGVKKATDGSLAILVGGEAAVLERVRPVLDAMGKSVLHIGAAGAGHAAKALNNYVSAAGLVATVEALQVARRFGIDPATMTDVLNASTGRSNTSENKVRQFMLSGTFASGFALQLMNKDLKIARALAESLDYPMELGETCTAMWDRAAQHSTPTTDHTEMYRLLSGEAS; the protein is encoded by the coding sequence ATGGTTCGACCACTTCGACCGCAGCGCATCGGCTTTATCGGCCTGGGCATGATGGGCACGCCGATGGTGCTGTGTCTCGCGAAGGCAGGCTTCGACGTGTTCGTCGCCGATACCGACGAAGCACGCGTCGCCGCTTTGAGCGTTGGCGAGCGGGTCCAACCGCTGCATGCGGATGACGCAGCATCGCTCGACGTATTGATCACGATGCTGCCGAATTCGGCGATCGTCGAGCATGTGCTGCTCGGCGAAGGCGATAGTTGGAGCACGCGCCTTCAGCGCGGCGCAACGGTCATCGACATGAGTTCGTCGGAACCGGCGCGTTCGCGTGCACTCGGCGCGACGCTCGGCGACGCGGGCCTCGATTATCTCGACGCGCCGGTGTCAGGCGGCGTGAAGAAAGCCACCGACGGCTCGCTCGCGATTCTCGTCGGCGGCGAGGCGGCGGTACTCGAACGCGTGCGTCCGGTGCTCGATGCGATGGGCAAGAGCGTGCTGCACATCGGCGCAGCAGGTGCGGGCCATGCGGCGAAAGCGCTGAACAACTACGTATCGGCTGCTGGACTCGTCGCGACCGTCGAAGCGTTGCAGGTGGCTCGTCGCTTCGGCATCGACCCGGCAACGATGACCGACGTACTCAACGCATCGACGGGGCGCAGCAACACGTCGGAGAACAAGGTGCGTCAGTTCATGCTGAGCGGCACGTTCGCGTCGGGCTTCGCGCTGCAACTGATGAACAAGGATCTGAAGATCGCGCGTGCGCTGGCCGAATCGCTCGACTACCCGATGGAACTCGGCGAAACCTGCACGGCGATGTGGGATCGCGCCGCACAGCATTCGACACCCACGACCGATCACACCGAAATGTACCGGCTACTTTCCGGAGAGGCGTCATGA
- a CDS encoding aldehyde dehydrogenase family protein — protein MAHAAQCYIDGQWVEPAAPRWLDMVDPATEAPIGRLALGNEADVDRAVTAARRAFPAYAEWSVADRIALLKRIVALYEARVDAFADAMRVEMGAPAAFARTGQAARGPAHLNALIDVLERFAFDTQQGTTRLRQEPVGVCGLITPWNWPINQIVVKIAPALAAGCTMVLKPSEYSPLSALLFAEVLDEAGVPPGVFNLVNGDGPGVGAAIAAHPGIDMVSFTGSTRAGILVAKLAAETVKRVAQELGGKSANILLDDVDLEHAVTRGVAGCFTNSGQSCSIPTRMLVPRHLMNDAAQIAKRAAETYRTGAPDDASTQLGPLVNGNQFERVQALIHKGIDEGARLVTGGPGRPEGLTRGWYVRPTVFADVTPDMTIAREEIFGPVLSMMPYDTEEQAIEIANGTDYGLAAYVQSADIERARRVARQLRAGGVHLNYPAADFHAPFGGYKRSGNGREWGEAGLREYLENKSIVGYGND, from the coding sequence CTGGCGCATGCGGCGCAGTGCTACATCGATGGGCAATGGGTCGAACCGGCCGCACCACGCTGGTTAGACATGGTGGACCCGGCGACCGAGGCACCGATCGGCCGGCTCGCGCTCGGCAACGAAGCGGATGTCGATCGCGCGGTGACCGCTGCGCGGCGCGCGTTTCCTGCTTACGCGGAATGGAGCGTCGCGGACCGCATCGCGTTGCTGAAGCGCATCGTCGCGCTGTACGAAGCACGTGTGGATGCATTCGCCGATGCGATGCGCGTCGAGATGGGCGCACCGGCCGCGTTCGCGAGGACCGGTCAGGCCGCACGCGGACCGGCGCATCTGAATGCGTTGATCGACGTGCTCGAACGTTTCGCCTTTGACACGCAGCAGGGCACGACGCGACTGCGTCAGGAGCCGGTCGGCGTGTGCGGCTTGATCACGCCGTGGAACTGGCCGATCAACCAGATCGTCGTGAAGATTGCGCCGGCACTCGCGGCCGGCTGCACGATGGTGCTCAAACCAAGCGAGTATTCGCCGCTGTCCGCGCTGCTGTTCGCCGAAGTGCTCGACGAAGCAGGCGTGCCGCCCGGCGTGTTCAATCTCGTGAACGGCGATGGCCCTGGAGTAGGTGCGGCGATTGCCGCGCATCCGGGCATCGACATGGTGTCGTTCACCGGCTCGACGCGCGCCGGCATTCTGGTCGCGAAGCTCGCAGCGGAAACGGTCAAGCGCGTCGCGCAGGAACTCGGCGGCAAGTCCGCGAACATTCTGCTCGACGACGTCGATCTCGAACACGCAGTGACGCGCGGCGTCGCCGGATGCTTCACGAACTCGGGCCAGTCGTGCTCGATTCCGACGCGCATGCTCGTGCCGCGTCATCTGATGAACGACGCCGCGCAGATCGCAAAGCGCGCGGCCGAAACGTACCGCACCGGCGCACCGGACGATGCTTCGACGCAACTCGGACCGCTCGTCAACGGCAATCAGTTCGAGCGCGTGCAGGCGCTGATTCACAAGGGTATCGACGAAGGTGCGCGGCTCGTCACGGGCGGCCCAGGTCGTCCGGAAGGCCTCACGCGCGGCTGGTACGTGCGACCGACGGTGTTCGCCGACGTGACGCCGGACATGACCATCGCGCGCGAGGAAATCTTCGGGCCGGTGCTGTCGATGATGCCGTACGACACCGAGGAACAAGCGATCGAGATCGCCAACGGCACCGACTACGGTCTCGCCGCATACGTGCAGTCGGCGGATATCGAACGCGCACGGCGCGTCGCGCGGCAACTGCGCGCGGGTGGCGTGCATCTGAATTACCCGGCGGCGGATTTTCATGCGCCGTTCGGCGGCTACAAGCGCTCGGGCAACGGCCGCGAGTGGGGCGAAGCGGGACTGCGCGAGTATCTGGAGAACAAGTCGATCGTCGGTTACGGCAACGATTGA
- a CDS encoding carboxymuconolactone decarboxylase family protein, protein MEDNERFERGFENRKEVLGDAHVEKSWANADDFNRPMQKFVTESCWGDIWGDRTLSFKTRSMLNLGMLTAMSQHHELAVHVKGALRNGVTRDEIRAVLMQAGVYCGAPLALAAFRVATEAIKAYEAEVGSVG, encoded by the coding sequence ATGGAAGACAACGAACGTTTCGAACGCGGCTTCGAAAACCGCAAGGAAGTGCTGGGCGACGCACACGTCGAGAAATCGTGGGCGAATGCCGACGATTTCAACCGGCCGATGCAGAAGTTCGTCACCGAGAGCTGCTGGGGCGATATCTGGGGCGACCGCACGCTGTCGTTCAAGACACGCAGCATGCTGAACCTCGGGATGCTGACCGCGATGAGCCAGCACCATGAACTCGCGGTGCACGTGAAGGGCGCGCTGCGTAATGGTGTGACGCGTGACGAGATTCGCGCGGTGTTGATGCAGGCGGGGGTGTATTGCGGTGCGCCGCTGGCGCTTGCGGCGTTTCGCGTCGCGACGGAGGCGATCAAGGCATATGAAGCTGAGGTGGGTTCGGTGGGCTAG
- a CDS encoding MFS transporter produces MKALTASEITQSDAERSIDEKRRSAIKGAFFSEFIDMFDIYLPVVVLSPVLFFFQPPHLTGGVQAILASLVFITTLLGRPVGALLFGMVADKVGRRKASIYSVSGFGVVTLLIALLPGYESIGILSYWLLVLLRFVDGIFLGGGYTGAMPLAIEYSKKSQRGFVGGFIIAGFPAAYVTINLVAMLMFVITPLNGPHSPYVQWGWRVPFVLGAVLAGFLAFYYIHKVAESEVWQSEAGDKPAVEKLPLSDLLRGKSARNLVQVLLLMTGFWLTQNIITIFLPTGLLLHTLHLTGFEMTLTLMITYFVLFFSYIASGLIGQRIGRRTFFVIVGPLIATVGAALMYVLSTADNLGLPAIIALVCVLAVLVTSPWGVIVTYINERFVTDVRATGFGVGFSLSVIIPSFYAFYMNWLGALMPLRVTPVVLLCIGGLIGMIGALMGPETKDVDF; encoded by the coding sequence ATGAAGGCACTGACGGCAAGCGAAATAACCCAAAGCGACGCAGAAAGATCGATCGACGAGAAACGACGCAGCGCAATCAAAGGCGCGTTCTTTTCCGAATTCATCGACATGTTCGACATTTACCTGCCGGTGGTCGTGCTGTCGCCGGTGCTGTTTTTCTTCCAGCCGCCACATCTCACAGGCGGCGTGCAGGCGATTCTCGCGTCGCTGGTGTTCATCACGACGCTGCTCGGCCGACCGGTCGGCGCGCTGCTGTTCGGGATGGTCGCGGACAAGGTCGGGCGGCGTAAGGCATCGATCTATTCGGTGAGCGGCTTCGGTGTCGTCACGTTGCTGATCGCGCTGCTGCCAGGCTACGAAAGCATCGGCATCCTGTCGTACTGGCTGCTCGTGCTGCTGCGTTTCGTCGACGGGATTTTTCTAGGCGGCGGTTATACGGGCGCGATGCCGCTCGCGATCGAGTATTCGAAGAAGTCGCAGCGCGGCTTTGTCGGCGGCTTCATCATCGCGGGCTTTCCGGCTGCGTACGTGACGATCAATCTCGTCGCGATGCTGATGTTCGTCATCACGCCGCTGAACGGCCCGCATTCGCCGTACGTGCAGTGGGGCTGGCGCGTGCCGTTCGTGCTCGGCGCGGTGCTCGCGGGTTTTCTGGCGTTTTACTACATCCACAAGGTCGCGGAATCCGAAGTGTGGCAGAGCGAAGCGGGCGATAAACCCGCCGTCGAAAAACTCCCGCTGTCCGATCTGCTGCGCGGCAAGAGCGCGCGCAACCTGGTGCAGGTGCTGCTGCTGATGACGGGCTTCTGGCTCACGCAGAACATCATCACGATCTTTCTGCCGACGGGCCTGTTGCTGCATACGCTGCATCTGACCGGCTTCGAGATGACGCTGACATTGATGATCACGTACTTCGTGCTGTTTTTCAGCTATATCGCGTCGGGGTTGATCGGTCAGCGGATCGGCCGACGCACGTTCTTCGTGATCGTCGGCCCGCTGATCGCGACGGTCGGTGCGGCGCTGATGTACGTGCTGTCCACCGCCGATAACCTCGGCTTGCCCGCGATCATCGCGCTCGTCTGCGTGCTCGCGGTGCTGGTCACGTCGCCGTGGGGCGTGATCGTCACGTACATCAACGAGCGCTTCGTTACCGACGTGCGCGCAACCGGCTTCGGCGTCGGTTTCAGCCTGTCCGTGATCATCCCTTCGTTCTACGCGTTCTACATGAACTGGCTCGGCGCGCTGATGCCGTTGCGCGTGACGCCGGTCGTGCTGCTGTGTATCGGCGGATTGATCGGCATGATCGGCGCGTTGATGGGACCGGAAACGAAGGACGTCGATTTCTGA
- a CDS encoding NAD(P)-dependent oxidoreductase, with product MSDATGNTMNRERIGFIGLGNMGGRMTKRLVDAGLDVLGYDATAGRAEAAGARAAASIEEVVAFADVILLSLPDSKVVEAVIEGNGGVLAHARRGQTVVDLSTAAASSTIRLHARMREAGVQYIDAGISGGAAAAEKGTLTLMVGGDAAAIDAIDWAFKPIASKVVTMGESGAGHTTKLLNNFLNAVSLAATAEVMVAGKQAGLDLHKLLDVLNSSSGVNFATLNRFPKIVDGDYLEGGLTSKLMTKDVVLYIDRVRELGVASLNSAGPLASFGLATALGYGDVISNRVVDAIGDASGGVRLHSSTH from the coding sequence TTGAGTGATGCAACAGGGAACACCATGAACAGGGAACGCATTGGTTTTATCGGCCTCGGCAACATGGGCGGCCGGATGACGAAACGGCTCGTCGATGCTGGGCTCGACGTACTCGGCTACGACGCGACGGCGGGACGCGCGGAAGCAGCCGGTGCGCGGGCGGCTGCATCGATCGAGGAGGTGGTCGCCTTCGCCGACGTGATCCTGCTGTCGCTGCCGGACAGCAAGGTCGTCGAGGCGGTGATCGAAGGTAACGGCGGCGTGCTTGCACATGCACGTCGCGGACAGACCGTCGTCGATCTGAGCACGGCTGCCGCGAGTTCGACGATCCGGTTGCACGCGCGGATGCGGGAAGCGGGCGTGCAGTACATCGACGCCGGCATCTCGGGCGGCGCGGCAGCGGCGGAGAAGGGCACGCTGACGCTGATGGTCGGCGGCGACGCGGCCGCGATCGATGCGATCGACTGGGCCTTCAAGCCGATCGCATCGAAGGTCGTGACGATGGGCGAGAGCGGCGCGGGTCACACGACCAAGCTGCTGAACAACTTCCTGAACGCGGTGAGTCTCGCCGCGACCGCGGAAGTGATGGTCGCCGGCAAGCAGGCCGGCCTCGATCTGCACAAACTGCTCGACGTGCTGAACAGCAGCAGCGGCGTGAACTTCGCGACATTGAACCGCTTTCCGAAGATCGTCGACGGCGATTATCTGGAAGGCGGCCTGACGAGCAAGCTGATGACGAAGGACGTCGTGCTGTACATCGATCGCGTTCGCGAACTCGGCGTCGCATCGCTGAATTCGGCGGGACCGCTCGCGAGCTTCGGGCTCGCGACGGCGCTTGGCTACGGCGATGTGATCAGCAACCGGGTCGTCGATGCGATCGGCGATGCGTCGGGCGGCGTGCGGCTTCACTCATCCACTCATTGA
- a CDS encoding cupin domain-containing protein, with the protein MKVFHGRQEGAASEQRSATFSGVVYADPVMPTTDTVTIGNVFFSPGARTYWHHHEQGQVLQVTSGCGWICVEGGEPQMIRQGDVVWIGAHERHWHGAATSSYMVHTATSLGKTVWAEEVPEETYLRSTGAVK; encoded by the coding sequence ATGAAGGTATTTCACGGACGCCAGGAAGGCGCCGCATCGGAACAGCGCTCGGCCACGTTCAGCGGCGTCGTCTACGCCGACCCGGTCATGCCGACGACGGACACCGTCACGATCGGCAACGTGTTCTTTTCGCCGGGCGCGCGCACGTACTGGCATCACCACGAGCAGGGGCAGGTGCTGCAGGTGACGTCGGGTTGCGGATGGATCTGCGTCGAAGGCGGCGAGCCGCAGATGATCCGCCAGGGCGATGTGGTGTGGATCGGCGCGCACGAACGGCACTGGCACGGCGCCGCGACGTCGAGCTATATGGTGCATACCGCGACGTCGCTCGGCAAAACGGTGTGGGCGGAAGAAGTGCCTGAGGAAACTTATCTGCGCTCGACTGGCGCGGTGAAGTGA
- a CDS encoding carboxymuconolactone decarboxylase family protein codes for MSLSERQQQVKDAFIRTHRTWDARWESLLRLDAEFVDAYLQFSGVSWKHNHLDDKVKAFVAITVCAAATHLYLPGVRQHLGAAVSFGATREELVEVLELASTVGIHAANVGVPVLLEVLQEEGLRNEAEPLDARREASKQRFIENRGYWHASWEGLLELDPDMFDGYVEFSSVPWRKGVLEPKVKELMYCAFDAAATHLYVPGLKLHMRNALRYGATAGEIMEVLEIASTLGIHGAIEAAPLVEAALDRAAVMRGV; via the coding sequence ATGAGCTTGAGCGAACGGCAGCAGCAGGTGAAGGACGCGTTTATCCGCACGCATCGAACGTGGGATGCACGCTGGGAAAGTCTGCTGCGGCTCGACGCGGAGTTTGTCGACGCGTACCTGCAGTTTTCCGGCGTGTCGTGGAAGCACAATCATCTGGACGACAAGGTCAAGGCGTTCGTCGCGATCACGGTGTGCGCGGCGGCCACACATCTGTATCTGCCTGGCGTGCGGCAGCATCTCGGCGCGGCGGTGTCGTTCGGCGCGACCCGCGAGGAACTGGTCGAGGTGCTCGAACTCGCGAGCACCGTCGGCATCCATGCGGCTAACGTCGGTGTGCCGGTGCTGCTCGAAGTGCTGCAGGAAGAAGGGTTGCGTAACGAAGCAGAACCGCTCGATGCGCGTCGCGAAGCATCGAAGCAGCGCTTCATCGAGAACCGTGGTTACTGGCATGCGTCGTGGGAAGGGCTGCTCGAACTGGACCCGGATATGTTCGACGGTTACGTCGAGTTTTCATCGGTGCCGTGGCGCAAGGGCGTGCTCGAGCCGAAGGTCAAGGAGCTGATGTACTGCGCGTTCGATGCGGCCGCGACGCATCTGTACGTGCCGGGTTTGAAGCTGCACATGCGCAACGCGCTGCGTTACGGCGCGACCGCCGGCGAGATCATGGAAGTGCTCGAGATCGCCAGCACGCTCGGTATTCACGGTGCAATCGAGGCGGCGCCGCTCGTCGAAGCCGCGCTCGATCGCGCGGCGGTGATGCGCGGTGTGTAG